One Paenibacillus sp. FSL W8-0186 genomic window carries:
- a CDS encoding DUF1634 domain-containing protein, translating into MAEQQQASRQDRAAEVEIAISKMLRIGIVLAGLVIVVGLVLFLVTGDSGYPGDTFPTSLLEIWHGMVELKSVAIIEAGLILLILTPVFRVFVSMFAFIHEKDYRFVLISILVLVILAFSFALGKVGA; encoded by the coding sequence ATGGCGGAGCAACAACAAGCAAGCCGTCAGGACCGGGCGGCGGAGGTCGAAATCGCCATTAGCAAAATGCTGCGGATCGGCATCGTGCTGGCCGGCCTCGTGATCGTCGTCGGCCTGGTCCTGTTTCTCGTTACCGGGGACAGCGGTTATCCCGGGGATACCTTCCCGACGAGCCTGCTGGAAATTTGGCATGGTATGGTGGAGCTGAAGTCCGTAGCCATTATCGAGGCTGGCTTGATCCTGCTCATCCTGACCCCGGTATTCCGCGTCTTCGTCTCCATGTTCGCGTTTATCCATGAGAAGGACTACCGCTTCGTGCTGATTTCGATTCTCGTGCTGGTCATCCTGGCGTTCAGTTTTGCGCTTGGCAAGGTTGGAGCCTAG
- a CDS encoding sulfite exporter TauE/SafE family protein: protein MTATVIEILLIAILAGIVGSILGLGGGIVVTPALTLLFGVEINHAIGASLISVIATSSGSAVAYIRDRITNVRVGMFLEIATTVGAITGAFLAALIAPNFLYYIFALLLLYSAYAMVKKGKEEIPVNVPQHPVAEKLGLGGEYYDKALGKNITYNVDRVYEGFGVMYGAGVVSGLLGIGSGSFKVMAMDVFMKMPLKVSTATSNFMMGVTAAASAGIYFLRGDIIPVISAPVALGVLIGATIGARIMQRLKSKTIRKLFIPIMIYVACQMIYQGWGA from the coding sequence TTGACTGCCACTGTCATTGAAATTTTGTTGATTGCCATCCTGGCCGGAATTGTAGGCTCCATTCTTGGTCTTGGTGGTGGAATCGTCGTTACTCCGGCACTGACACTGCTGTTCGGCGTGGAAATTAACCATGCGATTGGAGCCAGTCTGATTTCGGTTATCGCGACTTCCAGCGGCTCGGCCGTAGCTTACATAAGAGACCGAATCACGAATGTGAGGGTAGGCATGTTCCTGGAAATTGCCACGACGGTAGGGGCGATTACGGGAGCGTTCCTCGCGGCGTTAATTGCACCGAATTTCTTGTATTACATTTTTGCCCTGCTGCTATTGTATTCGGCTTATGCGATGGTGAAGAAGGGCAAGGAGGAAATCCCCGTGAACGTCCCGCAGCATCCCGTGGCAGAGAAGCTGGGGCTTGGCGGAGAGTACTATGATAAAGCGCTTGGCAAAAATATTACCTATAACGTGGATCGGGTGTACGAAGGTTTTGGCGTCATGTACGGCGCCGGCGTAGTATCCGGACTGCTCGGCATCGGCAGCGGAAGCTTCAAGGTGATGGCGATGGACGTTTTTATGAAAATGCCGCTTAAAGTATCGACGGCGACGAGCAACTTCATGATGGGCGTTACTGCCGCGGCTAGTGCGGGAATCTATTTTCTGCGCGGCGATATCATTCCTGTCATTTCGGCTCCGGTGGCTCTCGGTGTGTTGATCGGAGCGACAATCGGAGCCAGGATCATGCAGCGGCTGAAAAGCAAAACGATCCGCAAGCTATTCATTCCGATCATGATCTATGTAGCCTGTCAAATGATCTACCAAGGATGGGGGGCGTAA
- a CDS encoding NAD(P)H-hydrate dehydratase: protein MQLVTSEQMREIDQYTINMLGIPAMVLMENAGRAIAEEVLAYCRANSPRTTDGRQPAQRPAWGWDWQKHPADAKAGARQDIQASREVIRSDAGDREALAGECWLILIGKGNNGGDGLVCARHLADAGLGVRLLYAEPPESLRGDAAAQHAIAERLGLPRSVYTPGEAGTFSGCTGIVDALLGTGAKGPPRGAYASLIREAIGSGLPIIAADIPSGLDADTGSLHDPCIRARKTVSLAFMKAGLTQYPGAEAAGEVVVRYIGIPAALPPHVPGAGQLLTEASLQSGLGVSVDRIRQADGHKGTYGHVLLAAGSLPMSGAALLSAKAALRAGCGLATWALPAALLPHTAGAVPELMTAPVPDDGNGAWSEAAADEVLRLMQARDVLAVGPGLGRFPGEAGFLRALWEGIPRPLVVDADALNILAAAGGLAAWQRRDAATVLTPHPGEMARLAGLSTAEVQRDRLGLARSFAVQHGVTLVLKGARTVVADPDGSVYVNTTGHPGMATGGSGDVLTGIIASLLAQGLSAIQAAALGVYLHGLAGERAASARWTAGSLLAGDIIEAL, encoded by the coding sequence ATGCAACTGGTGACTTCGGAACAGATGAGGGAGATCGATCAGTACACGATAAATATGCTGGGCATTCCGGCGATGGTTTTAATGGAAAACGCCGGACGGGCCATTGCTGAGGAGGTGCTGGCTTATTGCCGGGCCAACAGCCCGCGTACAACCGATGGCCGCCAACCGGCGCAGCGTCCCGCATGGGGGTGGGACTGGCAGAAACACCCGGCGGACGCCAAGGCTGGTGCCCGGCAGGATATCCAAGCGTCCCGGGAGGTGATCCGCTCGGATGCAGGCGATAGAGAGGCGCTGGCCGGGGAATGTTGGCTAATCCTGATTGGCAAAGGCAACAACGGGGGCGACGGGCTGGTCTGTGCCCGTCATTTGGCGGACGCGGGTCTTGGCGTCCGCCTGCTGTATGCGGAGCCGCCGGAATCGCTTCGCGGAGATGCGGCGGCGCAGCACGCGATCGCGGAAAGGCTGGGCCTGCCGCGATCGGTATACACGCCCGGTGAGGCCGGGACTTTCTCCGGCTGCACCGGGATCGTGGACGCGCTGCTCGGCACGGGCGCGAAAGGGCCCCCGCGAGGGGCTTACGCTTCCCTGATCCGCGAAGCGATTGGAAGCGGTCTGCCGATCATCGCGGCAGACATCCCGAGCGGCCTTGACGCCGATACGGGCAGCCTGCACGACCCGTGCATCCGGGCCCGGAAGACGGTTAGCCTGGCCTTTATGAAGGCGGGGCTGACCCAATATCCGGGAGCGGAGGCGGCTGGGGAGGTCGTGGTGCGCTATATCGGCATCCCGGCTGCATTGCCTCCGCATGTGCCCGGGGCAGGGCAGCTGCTGACCGAGGCCTCGCTGCAGAGCGGGCTCGGCGTCAGCGTGGACCGTATCCGCCAGGCGGACGGCCATAAGGGCACGTACGGGCACGTGCTGCTGGCCGCGGGCAGCCTGCCGATGAGCGGCGCGGCGCTGCTCTCGGCCAAGGCCGCGCTGCGCGCCGGCTGCGGGCTGGCCACGTGGGCGCTGCCCGCGGCGCTGCTGCCGCACACGGCAGGCGCCGTGCCCGAGCTCATGACCGCCCCGGTTCCCGACGACGGGAACGGGGCGTGGAGCGAGGCCGCCGCAGATGAAGTGCTGCGGCTCATGCAGGCGCGCGATGTGCTCGCCGTCGGCCCGGGGCTTGGCCGCTTCCCGGGCGAGGCGGGCTTCCTGCGCGCCCTGTGGGAGGGCATCCCCCGTCCGCTTGTCGTGGACGCGGATGCCCTGAACATCCTCGCTGCGGCCGGAGGCCTGGCAGCGTGGCAGCGCCGGGACGCGGCGACGGTGCTGACGCCGCATCCCGGCGAAATGGCCCGGCTCGCCGGGCTGAGCACGGCCGAGGTCCAGCGGGACCGCCTCGGCCTGGCGCGCAGCTTCGCCGTGCAGCATGGCGTAACGCTCGTGCTCAAAGGGGCCCGCACGGTCGTTGCGGACCCTGACGGCAGCGTCTACGTCAACACCACCGGTCACCCCGGGATGGCGACCGGAGGAAGCGGCGATGTGCTTACGGGCATCATCGCCTCGCTGCTGGCCCAAGGCCTGAGCGCGATTCAAGCCGCTGCGCTGGGCGTTTACCTGCACGGCCTGGCCGGAGAGCGCGCCGCCTCGGCGCGATGGACAGCCGGCTCCCTGCTTGCCGGAGACATCATCGAGGCGCTGTAG
- a CDS encoding NAD(P)H-binding protein, which yields MKIVIYGSTGTIGKAILAEALRRGHEVTAVVRNTSKLEAEAGQERLHLLTGDILMPESIAQAVEGKDLVISAYGPQFGEEDELPEAARSLVEGVKRGGVRRLIVVGGAGGLETESGVQLMDTPEFPEEIRPLARAHEEAYHVYRASDLLWTVLSPAAVIEPGKRTGQFRIGLNRLVTDERDQSHISVEDYAVALLDEAEDPQFPEARFTVAY from the coding sequence ATGAAAATCGTCATTTACGGCAGTACGGGCACGATTGGCAAGGCCATTTTGGCGGAAGCGCTGCGGCGCGGACATGAAGTGACCGCCGTCGTTCGCAATACATCCAAGCTTGAGGCTGAGGCGGGGCAGGAGCGGCTTCATTTGCTGACCGGAGATATTTTGATGCCGGAATCGATTGCACAGGCAGTGGAGGGGAAGGATCTCGTCATTAGCGCTTACGGCCCGCAGTTTGGAGAAGAGGACGAGCTCCCGGAAGCAGCCCGTTCCTTGGTGGAGGGGGTAAAGCGGGGAGGCGTCCGCCGTTTGATCGTCGTGGGCGGAGCCGGGGGATTGGAAACGGAATCCGGCGTTCAATTGATGGATACCCCGGAATTTCCGGAGGAAATCCGGCCTTTGGCGAGAGCGCATGAGGAAGCCTATCACGTCTACAGAGCCTCCGATCTGCTGTGGACGGTATTAAGTCCAGCAGCTGTCATTGAGCCGGGCAAACGCACAGGGCAATTCCGGATTGGCCTGAACCGTTTAGTTACGGACGAAAGGGATCAGAGCCATATTTCCGTAGAGGACTATGCGGTGGCTTTGCTGGATGAAGCTGAAGACCCGCAGTTCCCTGAGGCGAGATTTACGGTTGCATATTAG
- a CDS encoding VWA domain-containing protein produces the protein MQKRNKQSLRILTAFMVFWLLVSTLGSEIYGAAPAAQGSQPGSRIDAVLVIDVSNSMKTSDSNKVGNEAMKMFIDMLSAQGDKVGIIAYTDKVQREKALLEIKSPQDKQDLKDFIDGLDRGPYTDIAVGIKEAVKVLQKGSDPNHEPMIVLLADGNNDFNKSSGRTQSASDQELNQAVEEAKAAGIPIYTIGLNADGKLNKAPLEDLANQTAAKSFSTSTADDLPRILSEIFASHLKLKIVPIQSMTGTGSFQEVTVNVPNANVLEANISIMSAQPVETELVNPAGDKIAVPSDDVLLSKSKSYSLIKLLSPAEGDWKLRVKGASKDKIDINLVFNYDLELEMEPIAAGSHKPGDKVQIGAYLTSNGQKLQTAELYKNMNAVLLAKDLDSGKTEEIKLNNTGDKFEGTFEIPEAHDYELKVRAEERSFYRESEPVTISAKAASGGAAAAKPATPAAPEEEKPFPWLTVVISAIAAAVLAAAAYFITAAVKKANRGFVGQIVIEIRDENTHEKSFPQYKKLTAFKGKFNLHQLLQLAPELKETEKVVFTPAKGDRIMLRNGSDAPVEKSGRVVDASAGLELKSGDRITLPLQHMDKTIFIEYLV, from the coding sequence ATGCAGAAGCGTAATAAGCAGTCTTTACGTATATTAACGGCTTTTATGGTCTTTTGGTTACTCGTTTCTACGCTGGGCTCCGAGATATACGGAGCAGCGCCGGCCGCGCAGGGGAGCCAGCCCGGTTCGCGAATCGACGCGGTGCTCGTCATCGATGTCAGCAACTCTATGAAGACGAGCGACTCGAATAAAGTCGGCAATGAAGCGATGAAGATGTTCATCGATATGCTGTCCGCGCAGGGGGATAAGGTAGGCATTATCGCCTATACGGACAAAGTCCAGCGGGAGAAGGCGCTGCTTGAGATCAAGTCCCCCCAGGATAAGCAGGATCTGAAGGATTTCATCGATGGCCTCGACAGGGGGCCGTACACCGATATCGCAGTGGGGATCAAGGAAGCGGTCAAGGTGCTGCAAAAAGGCTCCGACCCGAACCATGAGCCAATGATTGTCCTGCTTGCGGACGGCAACAATGATTTCAACAAAAGCTCTGGGCGTACGCAGAGCGCATCCGACCAGGAGCTGAATCAAGCGGTTGAGGAAGCGAAGGCAGCCGGCATTCCGATCTATACGATCGGGCTGAATGCTGACGGCAAGCTGAACAAGGCGCCGCTGGAGGATCTCGCGAACCAGACAGCCGCCAAGTCCTTTTCGACCAGCACGGCGGATGATCTTCCGCGCATCCTTAGTGAAATTTTCGCCAGCCATCTGAAGCTGAAGATCGTGCCGATCCAGAGCATGACGGGGACCGGCAGCTTCCAGGAGGTTACGGTCAACGTGCCGAATGCGAACGTGCTCGAAGCGAACATATCGATCATGTCGGCGCAGCCGGTCGAGACGGAGCTGGTGAACCCTGCCGGGGATAAAATAGCGGTGCCGTCGGACGATGTGCTGCTGTCGAAGTCGAAGAGCTATTCCCTCATTAAGCTGCTGAGTCCGGCCGAGGGCGATTGGAAGCTGCGGGTCAAGGGGGCGTCCAAGGATAAAATCGACATTAACCTCGTCTTCAACTACGACCTGGAGCTGGAGATGGAGCCGATTGCGGCGGGAAGCCATAAGCCCGGCGACAAGGTGCAGATCGGAGCGTATCTGACGAGCAACGGCCAGAAGCTGCAAACCGCCGAGCTGTACAAGAACATGAACGCCGTGCTGCTTGCGAAGGATCTGGACAGCGGCAAGACGGAGGAAATTAAACTGAACAACACGGGCGACAAATTCGAGGGAACGTTCGAAATTCCCGAAGCCCATGATTACGAGCTGAAGGTGCGCGCCGAGGAGCGCAGTTTCTACCGGGAGTCCGAGCCGGTAACGATCAGCGCCAAAGCTGCTTCCGGAGGAGCGGCGGCGGCCAAGCCGGCAACGCCAGCGGCCCCTGAAGAAGAAAAGCCGTTTCCGTGGCTTACCGTCGTCATCTCGGCCATAGCCGCAGCTGTTCTTGCGGCAGCCGCTTACTTCATTACTGCAGCCGTGAAGAAAGCGAACCGGGGCTTCGTTGGGCAAATCGTCATCGAAATCCGCGACGAGAATACGCACGAGAAGTCGTTCCCGCAATATAAGAAATTGACCGCCTTCAAGGGCAAATTCAATTTGCATCAGCTGCTGCAGCTTGCGCCGGAGCTGAAGGAGACGGAGAAAGTCGTCTTTACCCCGGCGAAGGGAGACCGGATCATGCTGCGCAACGGTTCAGACGCTCCGGTCGAGAAATCCGGACGGGTTGTGGATGCGAGCGCGGGACTGGAGCTGAAGAGCGGAGACCGGATTACGCTGCCGCTGCAGCATATGGATAAGACGATTTTCATAGAGTACCTGGTATAA
- a CDS encoding SDR family oxidoreductase, translated as MHPYPGDSGNPVYPYYAKTTVCKEQPIAFPPQHQPHQPGLESLMHPRPISENPNYRGSCKLKGKVAIITGGDSGIGRAVAIAFAKEGADVVIPYLWETSDALETKARVEELGQCCLPIKIDLRFKQNCEAVVRETISTFGKLDILVNNHGVQYPQQSIADISEQQLYQTFQTNIFPFFFMVQAALPHLCRGSSIINTASITAYQGHKTLIDYSSTKGAIVSFTRSLSLSLIDCGIRVNAVAPGSTWTPLIASSFSAEEVAVFGTDAPIGRAAQPYELAPAYVYLASSDSSFVTGEVVHVNGGAMVTT; from the coding sequence ATGCATCCTTATCCAGGAGACAGCGGCAACCCCGTTTACCCGTATTATGCCAAGACAACCGTATGCAAAGAGCAGCCCATCGCTTTCCCGCCTCAGCATCAGCCCCATCAGCCTGGCCTGGAAAGCTTGATGCATCCCCGTCCGATCTCGGAAAATCCAAACTATCGCGGCAGCTGCAAGCTGAAAGGCAAGGTCGCCATTATCACTGGCGGAGACAGCGGCATCGGCCGGGCGGTCGCAATCGCTTTTGCCAAAGAAGGAGCGGATGTCGTGATCCCCTATTTGTGGGAAACATCGGACGCCCTGGAGACCAAAGCCCGTGTTGAAGAGCTTGGCCAATGCTGCCTCCCTATCAAAATCGATCTGCGGTTCAAGCAAAACTGCGAAGCCGTCGTCCGCGAAACGATTTCCACCTTTGGCAAACTCGACATTCTGGTCAACAATCACGGCGTACAATATCCTCAGCAAAGCATCGCTGATATTTCAGAGCAGCAGCTTTATCAGACTTTTCAAACGAATATTTTTCCGTTTTTCTTCATGGTTCAGGCCGCATTGCCCCATTTATGCCGAGGCAGTTCGATTATTAACACCGCCTCCATCACGGCCTATCAAGGACATAAGACTTTGATCGATTATTCATCGACCAAAGGAGCGATCGTCTCGTTCACCCGGTCTCTGTCGCTCTCGCTGATCGACTGCGGCATTCGCGTCAACGCCGTGGCGCCGGGCTCGACCTGGACGCCGCTTATTGCCTCCAGCTTCAGCGCAGAGGAGGTTGCCGTCTTCGGTACGGATGCGCCTATCGGACGTGCGGCGCAGCCGTATGAGCTGGCTCCCGCCTATGTATACCTCGCCAGCAGCGATTCCAGCTTCGTTACCGGAGAAGTCGTCCATGTAAACGGTGGAGCAATGGTTACGACATAG
- a CDS encoding GNAT family N-acetyltransferase: MEREQVRVVREIPDAGDYAALRRQVGLSPRSEQGIRVGLGNSLFAVCLYAENELIGMGRVVGDGGCFLQIVDIAVRPDYQGQGLGRLVMDEIMAYLAREAPPEAYVSLIADQPADRLYLKYGFQYTAPASLGMYLRITQ; this comes from the coding sequence GTGGAGCGGGAGCAAGTTCGTGTAGTAAGGGAGATTCCGGATGCTGGAGATTATGCGGCCCTAAGAAGACAAGTGGGTCTAAGCCCGCGGAGCGAGCAGGGAATCAGGGTCGGCTTGGGCAACTCTCTTTTTGCGGTATGTTTGTATGCTGAAAATGAGCTCATCGGCATGGGAAGAGTTGTAGGCGATGGGGGCTGTTTTCTGCAAATCGTGGATATCGCCGTGCGTCCGGATTATCAGGGGCAAGGGCTTGGAAGGCTCGTCATGGACGAGATCATGGCCTATCTGGCTAGAGAGGCGCCGCCGGAAGCCTATGTCAGCCTCATCGCCGATCAGCCGGCAGATAGGCTGTATTTGAAATATGGCTTCCAGTACACGGCCCCGGCGTCTCTCGGGATGTATTTAAGGATTACACAATAG
- a CDS encoding DUF421 domain-containing protein, with translation MVIGKIALKIFIGFVGLWVLTRLLGKKEISQLTPFDFVSSVMLSDLVGETVYDEDIKYSELIFALFLWGVLSFVFEKISQKVKRARGFLDGKPSIIIRDGKVDLRHMRQNGLDFDQLRMLLRQHEVFFISEVAYAIFEPNGTLSVMKRPQEEAIKRKDLGLDTFNEKACLSYCLVENGVVDRTSLQMIGKDEAWLQRLLEKSGYERLEDVAYAEWKEDEDLYVVPQQRNRREN, from the coding sequence ATGGTTATTGGAAAAATCGCGCTGAAAATATTTATCGGCTTCGTCGGGCTGTGGGTACTGACACGCCTGCTCGGGAAAAAGGAAATTTCCCAGCTTACGCCGTTCGATTTTGTTTCATCCGTCATGCTGAGCGACCTGGTCGGGGAGACGGTATATGACGAAGACATTAAATATTCGGAATTGATCTTTGCGTTGTTTTTATGGGGAGTACTGTCCTTCGTATTTGAAAAAATATCGCAGAAGGTGAAGCGGGCCCGCGGCTTTCTGGACGGGAAGCCGTCCATCATCATCCGCGACGGCAAGGTGGATCTCCGGCATATGCGTCAAAACGGACTGGACTTCGATCAGCTGCGCATGCTGCTTAGACAGCATGAAGTCTTCTTCATAAGCGAGGTCGCTTATGCTATATTTGAACCTAACGGAACGCTTAGCGTGATGAAGAGGCCGCAGGAGGAAGCAATCAAGCGTAAGGACCTCGGCTTGGACACCTTCAATGAGAAGGCGTGCCTGTCTTACTGTCTGGTAGAGAACGGCGTGGTCGACCGCACAAGCTTGCAAATGATCGGCAAAGACGAAGCCTGGCTGCAGCGGCTGCTGGAGAAGAGCGGTTATGAGCGGCTGGAGGACGTGGCCTATGCGGAGTGGAAGGAAGACGAGGACCTTTACGTGGTGCCGCAGCAGCGGAACAGAAGGGAGAATTAG
- the ssuE gene encoding NADPH-dependent FMN reductase, with protein MPKVTIINGSPTPGSRLTAMIELADELLRKQDFEVNHVNVGELPPEDLIHTKFESEAIVKANGLVAEADAVIIASPVYKASYTGVLKTFLDLVPQKGLAGKIILPLFIGGSLAHLLSIDYSLKPVLSALGARHILGGVYAVDAYIARTDQGGFDVSEELVTRLEDNVAELVEETKRRIQYAALK; from the coding sequence ATGCCAAAGGTAACGATTATTAATGGCAGTCCTACGCCCGGCTCCCGTCTGACGGCGATGATCGAGCTGGCGGATGAGCTGCTGCGGAAGCAGGACTTCGAAGTGAATCATGTGAATGTGGGCGAGCTTCCTCCGGAGGATCTCATCCATACGAAGTTTGAGAGCGAGGCGATCGTGAAGGCGAACGGTCTTGTGGCCGAAGCGGATGCCGTTATTATCGCCAGTCCGGTTTACAAGGCCTCCTACACGGGAGTATTGAAAACCTTCCTGGATCTTGTCCCGCAAAAAGGCCTGGCCGGCAAAATCATCCTGCCGCTTTTTATCGGCGGAAGCCTTGCGCATCTGCTGTCGATCGATTACTCGCTTAAGCCGGTGTTATCAGCGCTTGGGGCACGCCATATTCTGGGCGGGGTATACGCGGTAGATGCTTATATCGCCCGTACGGATCAAGGCGGCTTCGACGTTAGTGAGGAACTGGTTACGCGGCTGGAGGATAACGTGGCCGAACTGGTCGAGGAGACCAAACGGCGCATCCAATATGCGGCCCTAAAGTAA
- a CDS encoding YezD family protein: protein MAKPLKVDDVWLDRIAGLLDEMEFGSLNIVVHEGQIVQVERTERKRYEMGTSGAAKSSGSQRNAARPLRQSGTR from the coding sequence ATGGCAAAACCATTGAAGGTTGACGATGTATGGTTGGATCGGATTGCAGGATTGTTAGACGAGATGGAATTCGGGTCGCTCAACATTGTCGTCCATGAAGGACAGATTGTCCAGGTGGAGCGTACAGAGCGTAAACGGTACGAAATGGGAACCTCCGGCGCAGCCAAGTCCTCCGGGAGCCAGCGTAACGCGGCCCGGCCCTTGCGTCAGTCAGGAACTAGATAA